In a single window of the Sphingosinicella microcystinivorans genome:
- a CDS encoding TIM barrel protein, giving the protein MADKPFLAEQIADHNARHLEALMDEYDSLGRALARRGIDIDTVKAKVSGFSLALPTWATGRGGTRFAKFPIPGEPTNIHEKLADCAVVQQLSRAAPRVSLHFPWDGASDYAALREEAEAYGLGFDAVNSNTFQDQPGAEHSYRNGSLGAVDAAVRAQAVRHNVDCIEIGKTLGSKALTVWIGDGSNFPGQQDFTRALDRYIDATSEIYSRLPDDWLLLLEHKMFEPAFYSTIISDWGSSLMAAQELGPRAKCLVDLGHHAPNVNIEQIVARLHRVGRLGGFHFNDSKYGDDDLDSGSINPHQLFLVFNELAEAEARVPGPAPAYMIDQSHNVTDPIESLLSSTESIVSAFAKAALIDRAALRDAQDRDDPMMAFQALRRAYRVDVSPIVAMARMEAGGAIEMLEFYRDSGWRARKAQERKPVGLGAGIV; this is encoded by the coding sequence GTGGCAGACAAGCCTTTCTTGGCCGAGCAGATCGCTGATCACAATGCGCGGCACCTTGAAGCCCTGATGGACGAATATGACTCGCTCGGCCGGGCGCTCGCGCGGCGCGGCATCGACATCGACACCGTGAAGGCGAAGGTATCCGGTTTCTCCCTCGCCCTGCCGACCTGGGCGACGGGGCGGGGCGGCACGCGCTTTGCCAAGTTCCCGATCCCGGGCGAGCCGACCAACATTCACGAAAAGCTCGCGGACTGTGCAGTGGTGCAGCAGTTGAGCCGCGCCGCGCCGCGCGTGTCGCTGCATTTCCCGTGGGACGGCGCATCGGACTACGCAGCGCTTCGCGAAGAGGCCGAGGCCTATGGTCTCGGTTTCGATGCCGTCAATTCCAATACGTTCCAGGACCAGCCGGGCGCGGAGCACAGCTACCGGAACGGGAGCCTCGGCGCGGTGGACGCCGCGGTGCGCGCCCAGGCCGTCCGGCACAACGTCGATTGCATCGAGATCGGCAAGACGCTGGGATCGAAGGCGCTCACGGTCTGGATCGGGGACGGCTCGAACTTCCCCGGACAGCAGGATTTCACGCGCGCGCTCGATCGGTATATCGACGCCACGTCCGAAATCTATTCCCGCCTCCCCGACGACTGGCTTCTTCTCCTCGAACACAAGATGTTCGAGCCGGCATTCTATTCGACGATCATTTCGGACTGGGGCTCTTCGCTGATGGCTGCGCAGGAACTCGGCCCCAGGGCGAAATGCCTCGTCGATCTCGGGCATCACGCGCCGAACGTGAATATCGAGCAGATCGTCGCCCGCCTTCATCGCGTCGGGCGGCTCGGCGGCTTCCATTTCAACGACAGCAAATACGGCGACGACGACCTCGATTCGGGATCGATCAATCCGCACCAGCTCTTCCTTGTCTTCAACGAACTGGCGGAGGCCGAAGCCCGCGTGCCGGGGCCGGCTCCGGCCTATATGATCGACCAGTCGCACAACGTGACCGACCCGATCGAAAGCCTCCTGTCATCGACCGAGTCGATCGTCAGCGCATTCGCCAAGGCCGCGCTGATCGACCGCGCCGCGCTCCGCGACGCACAGGATCGCGACGATCCGATGATGGCGTTTCAGGCCCTGCGCCGGGCATACCGTGTCGATGTCTCGCCCATCGTCGCGATGGCCCGCATGGAGGCCGGCGGCGCGATCGAGATGCTGGAGTTCTACCGGGACAGCGGATGGCGCGCGCGCAAGGCGCAGGAACGCAAGCCGGTCGGGCTGGGCGCGGGGATCGTCTGA
- a CDS encoding class II aldolase/adducin family protein produces the protein MVRSDLWRELCAVSARLGADRAIVQGAGGNVSLKEDGTLWVKASGCWLADAEAKDIMVPLSLEAVRRRLADTAGQALDGARIDDPATQHLKPSIETALHAVLPHRVVLHVHSLNATTLSILADGPERLKAGEGRWSGAFVPYVRPGSELAAGIAHAAAAGGDRPNVFVLQNHGLVVAADSPAAAAGLLHQVERDLALPPRDLPAAPAGQPSPAPHYRWDEMLSRVAMDSRLTSTACGGALAPDQVVFLGGPAMLLPPDDRAQTAISAYHGLYGGAPSVLLSPGRGGYVMNDLRAGADDILAWVIDMLRRVPPDASVAFLADAEARALAGWEAEKYRLAQSRARAEQ, from the coding sequence ATGGTCCGGAGCGATCTCTGGCGGGAGTTGTGCGCGGTTTCCGCGCGTCTCGGCGCCGACCGCGCCATCGTGCAGGGCGCGGGCGGCAATGTCTCGCTGAAGGAAGACGGCACGCTCTGGGTGAAGGCGTCGGGCTGCTGGCTGGCGGACGCGGAAGCGAAGGACATCATGGTGCCGCTGTCGCTCGAGGCGGTCAGGCGTCGTCTGGCGGACACTGCCGGGCAGGCTCTGGACGGCGCGCGCATCGACGACCCGGCGACGCAGCACCTCAAGCCCTCGATCGAAACGGCGCTCCATGCCGTATTGCCGCACCGCGTGGTGCTGCATGTCCATTCGCTGAACGCGACAACGCTCTCGATTCTCGCCGATGGACCGGAGCGGCTGAAGGCGGGCGAAGGCCGGTGGAGCGGCGCATTCGTCCCGTATGTGCGGCCGGGGTCTGAACTCGCGGCCGGGATCGCGCACGCGGCGGCGGCCGGCGGCGACAGGCCGAACGTGTTCGTTCTCCAGAATCACGGCCTCGTGGTCGCCGCGGATTCCCCCGCCGCCGCAGCCGGTCTTCTGCACCAGGTCGAGCGCGATCTTGCGCTTCCGCCGCGGGACCTGCCGGCAGCGCCAGCGGGACAGCCGTCACCTGCACCCCACTACCGATGGGACGAGATGCTCAGCCGGGTGGCGATGGATTCGCGCCTGACGTCAACGGCGTGCGGCGGCGCCCTCGCTCCCGATCAAGTGGTTTTCCTGGGTGGCCCCGCGATGCTGCTGCCTCCGGACGATCGAGCCCAAACCGCAATATCCGCGTATCACGGCCTGTATGGAGGCGCGCCTTCGGTTCTGCTTTCGCCGGGCCGTGGCGGCTATGTGATGAACGATCTGCGCGCGGGCGCCGACGATATTCTCGCGTGGGTCATCGACATGCTGCGCAGGGTTCCGCCTGATGCTTCGGTGGCCTTCCTTGCCGACGCGGAAGCGCGGGCGCTTGCGGGATGGGAGGCGGAGAAATACCGCCTCGCACAAAGCCGCGCCCGCGCCGAGCAATAG
- a CDS encoding bifunctional rhamnulose-1-phosphate aldolase/short-chain dehydrogenase has translation MINIYRKRLNVAMAFDMRGHNRRRRKKSMNDMSERPASEDFAALPFAVPADRWDDAAASPMSPEQLLLYRSNLLGADLTITNFGGGNTSGKLPGLDPLSGDQVIVLWVKGSGGDIGSMGLDGFATLYLDRLLGLESLYRGPAHEDEMVGYLPHCTFALNPRAASIDTPLHAYLPFAHVDHVHPDAVIALAASSNGEAATREIWGGRIGWLPWKRPGFALGLQLRDLVRENPHIEGVVLAGHGLICWGDDARACYRRTVGLITDAANHLNAAMKARPAFGGRSVEPRAPGARSAAMVALMPRLRGLVSGGSAKVMHVNDDPETMEFVCSRDFARLAELGTSCPDHFLRTKIAPLVLDPARLDDGAYLAGAVERYRADYAAYYGRCARPGDPPMRDANPVIVLVPGVGRIAIAGDRTTARLASEFYGNAINVMRGAEAIGRYVGLPEQEAYGIEYWALEEAKLRRLPPPRPLAGRIGVITGGAGGIGAATAARLLADGACVMLLDRDAEAVKAVHADLQQRYGRDLVRYAACDVTDEAQVQDAFGACVAAFGGLDILVANAGIASSAAIEETSLALWQRNYDVLARGYFLSARAAFGLMRESGGGSIVFIGSKNGIAAATNASAYASAKAAALHLARCLALEGAPFGIRVNTVNPDAVIQGSRIWDGEWRQERAGAHGIDAGEALEMHYRNRSLLKRDVLPADVAEAVAFFASEASSKSTGNMINVDAGNAQAFTR, from the coding sequence ATGATCAATATCTATCGAAAACGATTGAATGTGGCAATGGCATTTGATATGCGGGGGCACAATCGAAGACGTAGAAAGAAGTCGATGAACGACATGAGCGAGCGCCCTGCCTCGGAAGATTTCGCGGCACTGCCGTTTGCTGTCCCCGCCGATCGTTGGGACGATGCCGCCGCTTCCCCAATGTCCCCCGAGCAGCTTCTCCTGTATCGTTCCAATCTTCTCGGCGCCGATCTCACGATCACCAATTTCGGCGGCGGCAACACTTCCGGGAAACTGCCCGGCCTCGATCCGCTTTCCGGTGATCAGGTCATCGTCCTGTGGGTGAAGGGATCGGGCGGCGACATCGGCTCGATGGGGCTGGACGGGTTTGCGACGCTCTATCTCGATCGCCTGCTCGGGCTCGAGTCCCTGTATCGCGGCCCGGCGCATGAAGACGAGATGGTCGGCTATCTCCCGCACTGCACGTTCGCGCTCAATCCGCGGGCCGCCTCGATCGATACCCCGCTCCATGCCTATCTTCCGTTCGCGCATGTCGACCATGTGCACCCCGACGCGGTGATCGCGCTCGCGGCATCCTCGAATGGCGAAGCCGCGACACGCGAAATCTGGGGGGGGCGCATCGGCTGGCTGCCGTGGAAGCGGCCCGGCTTCGCGCTTGGCCTCCAGCTGCGTGATCTCGTTCGGGAAAACCCGCATATCGAAGGCGTCGTCCTCGCGGGACATGGCCTCATCTGCTGGGGCGATGACGCACGTGCATGTTATCGGCGCACCGTGGGGCTTATCACCGACGCGGCGAACCATCTGAACGCGGCCATGAAGGCGCGGCCCGCCTTCGGCGGCCGCAGCGTCGAACCTCGCGCACCGGGCGCGCGCAGCGCCGCAATGGTTGCGCTGATGCCCCGGCTTCGCGGCCTCGTCAGCGGCGGCAGCGCCAAGGTGATGCATGTCAACGACGACCCGGAGACCATGGAGTTTGTCTGCTCGCGCGATTTCGCACGCCTTGCCGAGCTTGGAACATCGTGTCCGGATCATTTCCTGCGGACGAAAATCGCGCCTCTGGTTCTCGATCCGGCCCGCCTCGACGACGGTGCCTATCTCGCCGGCGCCGTGGAGCGGTACCGGGCGGACTATGCAGCCTATTACGGGCGCTGCGCCCGGCCGGGTGATCCGCCGATGCGCGACGCCAACCCCGTCATCGTGCTTGTTCCCGGTGTGGGCCGGATCGCGATCGCCGGCGACCGCACGACCGCACGGCTTGCCAGCGAATTCTACGGGAACGCCATCAATGTGATGCGCGGCGCCGAGGCCATCGGTCGTTACGTGGGCCTGCCCGAACAGGAGGCCTACGGCATCGAATACTGGGCGCTCGAAGAAGCGAAGCTGCGCAGATTGCCGCCGCCGCGTCCGCTCGCGGGCAGGATCGGCGTGATCACCGGCGGCGCCGGCGGCATCGGCGCGGCGACGGCGGCGCGCCTTCTGGCGGATGGCGCCTGCGTGATGCTGCTCGATCGCGACGCCGAGGCGGTCAAGGCCGTGCACGCGGATCTTCAGCAGCGCTACGGCCGCGATCTGGTGCGCTATGCGGCCTGCGACGTTACGGACGAAGCGCAGGTGCAGGATGCGTTCGGTGCGTGCGTCGCGGCCTTCGGTGGCCTCGATATCCTCGTCGCGAATGCCGGGATCGCCTCCTCCGCGGCCATCGAGGAAACGTCGCTCGCGCTGTGGCAGCGCAATTACGATGTGCTTGCGCGCGGATACTTCCTGTCGGCGCGCGCCGCGTTCGGCCTTATGCGCGAATCGGGCGGCGGATCCATCGTGTTCATCGGTTCCAAGAACGGCATCGCTGCGGCGACCAATGCCTCGGCCTATGCTTCCGCGAAGGCGGCTGCGCTGCACCTTGCCCGCTGCCTTGCGCTCGAAGGCGCGCCGTTCGGGATTCGCGTCAACACGGTCAATCCCGATGCCGTGATCCAGGGCTCCCGGATCTGGGACGGCGAATGGCGGCAGGAACGCGCCGGCGCGCACGGCATCGACGCCGGGGAGGCGCTGGAGATGCACTACCGGAACCGTTCGCTGCTGAAGCGCGATGTGCTTCCGGCGGACGTCGCGGAGGCCGTCGCGTTCTTCGCATCCGAAGCCTCTTCCAAGTCCACGGGCAATATGATCAACGTGGACGCCGGCAACGCACAGGCGTTCACGCGCTGA
- the lldD gene encoding FMN-dependent L-lactate dehydrogenase LldD: MIAASVGDYRAMARRRLPHFLFEYIDGGAYDEVTLARNRSDLEALALRQRVMRDMSDLDPGTTLFGERLAMPVLLGPVGLAGMNARRGEVQAARAAATAGVPFCLSTVSVCPVDELRAASADPFWFQLYMIRDRGFMRDLLARAETAGCPALIFTVDMPVPGARYRDVRSGLAGAPGVRGALKRFSQAAIRPGWAWDVGVRGRPHHLGNVAPVLAGRTGLEDFFAWMRGNFDPAIRWSDLDFIRAEWKRPLIIKGILDPEDAVAAADAGADGIVVSNHGGRQLDGAPSTVRALPPIVEAVGERLTVLADGGIRSGLDVVRMMALGARGVLLGRAWAYALAARGESGVAHMLSLIAQEMRVAMTLTGCRRVEDIGPHLLA, encoded by the coding sequence ATGATCGCAGCTTCCGTCGGCGACTACCGCGCGATGGCAAGGCGGCGGCTGCCGCATTTCCTGTTCGAGTACATTGACGGCGGCGCGTATGACGAGGTGACGCTCGCCCGGAACCGCTCGGACCTCGAAGCCCTGGCGCTGCGCCAGCGCGTGATGCGCGACATGTCCGATCTCGATCCCGGCACAACCCTGTTCGGCGAGCGTCTGGCCATGCCGGTGCTGCTTGGGCCGGTCGGGCTTGCCGGCATGAATGCGCGCCGCGGTGAAGTGCAGGCGGCGCGCGCCGCAGCAACGGCGGGCGTGCCGTTCTGCCTCTCCACGGTTTCGGTGTGCCCGGTCGACGAACTTCGCGCGGCCAGCGCTGATCCTTTCTGGTTCCAGCTCTACATGATCCGCGACCGCGGCTTCATGCGCGATCTTCTTGCGCGCGCCGAAACGGCAGGTTGCCCTGCGCTCATCTTCACCGTCGACATGCCGGTGCCCGGCGCCCGCTACCGCGACGTCCGGTCAGGCCTTGCCGGCGCGCCCGGCGTGAGAGGCGCCCTGAAACGGTTCTCGCAGGCCGCGATCCGGCCGGGCTGGGCGTGGGACGTCGGCGTCAGGGGGCGGCCCCATCACCTCGGCAATGTCGCGCCCGTGCTCGCGGGACGCACGGGGCTGGAGGACTTCTTCGCGTGGATGCGGGGCAATTTCGATCCGGCGATCCGCTGGTCCGACCTCGATTTCATACGCGCCGAGTGGAAACGGCCGCTGATCATCAAGGGCATTCTCGATCCGGAAGATGCCGTCGCCGCCGCGGATGCCGGAGCGGACGGCATCGTCGTCTCGAACCACGGCGGCCGCCAGCTCGACGGCGCACCCTCGACGGTACGTGCACTTCCCCCGATCGTCGAGGCGGTCGGCGAACGGCTGACCGTGCTGGCCGACGGCGGCATCCGCTCCGGACTCGATGTGGTCCGCATGATGGCGCTGGGTGCGCGCGGGGTGCTTCTCGGCCGCGCATGGGCCTATGCGCTTGCGGCGCGCGGCGAGAGCGGCGTTGCGCACATGCTCTCGCTGATCGCGCAGGAAATGCGGGTGGCCATGACGCTCACGGGATGCCGCAGGGTGGAGGACATCGGCCCCCACCTCCTTGCATGA
- a CDS encoding phytanoyl-CoA dioxygenase family protein, with translation MGEDFGREGERQMRTHLTADEIGFYRDNGYLIRRNFLDTGHVAELRSSVLAAIAAMPGRRKIAGAGADLVEGDNYYDRVFTQRINLWRISDVVRRYLQSPALGEMLCALEGVERFRVWHDQAFIKEPFGNPTALHIDNPYWSFHSRRSISIWIALEDATLENGCLCFLPGSHKLARYDNVLLRDEFGAIMDLYPEMREIEPVPAVMRAGDCSFHNGLTVHGAGVNMTTGRRMAMSCAYMPDGAVFNGQQNILPDAYFASLRVGDTLGNDEINPLI, from the coding sequence ATGGGCGAAGACTTCGGAAGGGAGGGCGAACGGCAAATGCGGACACACCTGACAGCCGACGAGATCGGCTTCTACCGCGACAACGGCTATTTGATCCGCCGGAATTTCCTCGATACGGGACACGTTGCGGAACTGCGCAGCAGTGTGCTGGCGGCGATCGCCGCGATGCCCGGCAGGCGGAAGATTGCGGGCGCCGGTGCCGATCTTGTTGAAGGCGACAACTACTACGACCGGGTGTTCACCCAGCGGATCAATCTCTGGCGGATCAGCGACGTGGTTCGGCGGTATCTGCAATCTCCGGCGCTCGGCGAAATGCTCTGCGCGCTTGAAGGCGTGGAGCGCTTCCGCGTATGGCACGATCAGGCTTTCATAAAGGAGCCGTTCGGGAATCCGACGGCGCTTCATATCGACAATCCCTATTGGTCCTTCCACTCGCGCCGGTCGATATCCATCTGGATTGCGCTTGAGGACGCCACGCTGGAAAACGGCTGCCTTTGCTTCCTCCCCGGCAGCCACAAGCTCGCGCGCTACGATAACGTGCTGCTGCGCGACGAGTTCGGCGCGATCATGGATCTCTATCCCGAAATGCGGGAGATCGAGCCCGTGCCAGCGGTGATGCGCGCCGGCGATTGCAGCTTCCACAACGGGCTGACCGTGCACGGCGCAGGCGTGAACATGACGACGGGACGGCGGATGGCGATGTCATGCGCATATATGCCTGACGGTGCGGTGTTCAACGGCCAGCAGAATATCCTGCCCGACGCCTATTTCGCGAGCCTCCGTGTCGGCGATACGCTCGGCAACGACGAGATCAATCCGTTGATATGA
- a CDS encoding Gfo/Idh/MocA family protein, translating to MIRIGILGAGRIALPAIIAPARERSDVTVHCIAARDAERAETFARIHEIPFWSAGYDAMLAREDIDLVYIGLPPMLHREWTERALRSGKAVLCEKPFALNAGEAEAMVAAADNAGLPLIEAFHYRHHPLFRTLEALVADGAIGRVVTARAWLRYPIPDHAGEHRWSADAGGGALMDLGCYPVHALRTLLGDAKVADARMALVRGVDRAVAAHLTFSPGVRATLHASMHTSAPSSGIILNGTSGRLVVRGFLMPQRGADAILERGGRRTRLEVDPVTTFAAQLDHVVAVLRGEAQPLTGGTDAAANMALLDRIRASARIISTD from the coding sequence ATGATCCGGATCGGTATCCTCGGCGCCGGCCGCATCGCACTTCCGGCAATCATCGCGCCCGCTCGTGAGCGCAGCGACGTCACCGTGCACTGCATCGCCGCACGCGACGCCGAGCGGGCGGAGACCTTTGCGCGCATTCACGAGATTCCCTTCTGGTCGGCAGGCTACGACGCCATGCTGGCGCGGGAGGATATCGACCTCGTCTACATCGGACTGCCGCCGATGCTGCATCGCGAGTGGACCGAACGCGCACTTCGTTCGGGAAAAGCGGTGCTGTGCGAGAAACCGTTCGCGCTGAACGCCGGCGAAGCCGAAGCCATGGTCGCTGCCGCCGACAACGCGGGCCTCCCTTTGATCGAGGCTTTCCACTACCGGCATCATCCGCTGTTCCGAACGCTGGAGGCGCTGGTCGCGGATGGGGCGATCGGGCGCGTTGTCACGGCGCGGGCGTGGCTACGCTATCCGATACCGGACCACGCAGGCGAGCATCGCTGGTCGGCGGATGCCGGCGGCGGCGCGCTCATGGATCTCGGCTGCTATCCTGTCCATGCCCTGCGCACGTTGCTCGGCGACGCGAAGGTCGCGGATGCACGCATGGCGCTCGTGCGCGGTGTGGACCGTGCCGTCGCGGCGCATCTCACCTTTTCGCCGGGCGTTCGCGCGACTCTTCATGCCTCGATGCACACGTCCGCGCCATCCAGCGGCATCATCCTCAATGGCACGTCGGGGAGGCTGGTGGTGCGCGGGTTCCTGATGCCCCAGCGCGGCGCGGACGCGATCCTCGAACGCGGCGGGAGACGAACGCGGCTTGAGGTTGATCCCGTCACGACATTCGCCGCGCAGCTCGATCACGTGGTGGCCGTGCTGCGCGGCGAAGCGCAGCCGCTTACAGGCGGCACGGATGCGGCGGCGAACATGGCCCTGCTTGATCGCATACGCGCGAGCGCACGGATCATATCAACGGATTGA
- a CDS encoding alpha-L-fucosidase produces MTASFAKRYRDSRHRLLVDMHIPDWDAGFLENYDPAVIAQAARKAGADGVMLYFQSHVGLCYWPTRTGVCHTATRDRDLAGEALAALRADGLPVCAYYSVNFNNRAWIDNPDWRLQPAAAATVGILPRERYGIVCLNAEGYRAFVQSQIAEICTYDVDALFFDMMWWNGVCRCPSCVSRYAREHDGAAIPSVVDWSDPAWTRFQAARERWLAEWTIELRDWVKAEKPEADVYHNFALAVSNWTRGISIASVAGHDFLGGDFYGDRAEQLLITRLMLNLSPNRPPEFMTTVATSLVEHTRLRPVPEMETKALAAAASNAAFLAICAVDPDGRLDDGAVDRIRAGFSAAADFSRSADAPVEDVGLYFSDLSRFNPAVGPIPLEAAPAGSIPDYPHFDALAGACRALQRAHIPFGVLSAANIGELRRWPVIVLPNAIRMSEAECAAFRAYVAEGGRLYASRDTSLYDVHGGPRQNPGLGDLFGCRRTGAFDGRLVYVIDRRPDGAARPVAHWRSPDARTGTATVRAEDAETLAVIGLPYGHPAGGTVGDTHWSSIHSSPPWTTTDTPAILRRAVGSGMTIYSAADIEAVQSPDQEALFISLIRDLMPGPERVAVETHPSVWMTAFSRRDHDLLISLLAYPAEFPALPVPSARVRVKVPEGMVCAGVNSVPDGACPAWSNEGGRITFEAGPLEPFRQFEVCFAAGKP; encoded by the coding sequence GTGACAGCTTCTTTCGCGAAGCGGTATCGCGACAGTCGTCATCGCCTGCTGGTCGACATGCACATCCCGGATTGGGATGCCGGCTTTCTGGAGAACTACGACCCGGCTGTCATCGCGCAGGCGGCCCGCAAGGCCGGCGCCGACGGTGTCATGCTGTATTTCCAGAGCCACGTCGGGCTCTGCTACTGGCCGACGCGCACCGGCGTTTGCCATACCGCGACCCGCGACCGCGATCTCGCGGGGGAGGCGCTCGCCGCGCTGCGCGCCGATGGCCTGCCGGTCTGCGCCTACTACAGCGTCAATTTCAACAACCGGGCCTGGATCGACAATCCGGACTGGCGCCTGCAGCCCGCTGCCGCCGCAACGGTCGGTATCCTGCCGCGCGAACGGTACGGCATCGTTTGCCTGAACGCGGAAGGCTACCGCGCTTTCGTTCAATCGCAGATCGCCGAAATCTGCACCTACGATGTCGATGCGCTGTTCTTCGACATGATGTGGTGGAACGGCGTCTGCCGCTGCCCGTCATGCGTTTCCCGATATGCACGGGAGCATGATGGAGCCGCGATCCCGTCCGTCGTCGACTGGTCGGACCCGGCGTGGACGCGGTTCCAGGCCGCGCGCGAGCGCTGGCTCGCGGAATGGACGATCGAGCTTCGCGATTGGGTGAAGGCGGAAAAGCCGGAAGCGGACGTCTATCACAACTTCGCGCTCGCCGTTTCGAACTGGACCCGCGGCATCAGCATCGCATCCGTGGCGGGACACGATTTCCTCGGCGGCGATTTCTACGGGGACCGGGCGGAACAGCTTCTCATCACCCGCCTGATGCTGAACCTGTCGCCGAACCGGCCTCCGGAGTTCATGACGACGGTTGCGACAAGCCTCGTCGAACACACGCGCTTGCGGCCGGTTCCCGAGATGGAGACGAAGGCGCTTGCCGCTGCGGCGTCCAATGCCGCTTTCCTCGCCATCTGCGCCGTCGATCCCGACGGCAGGCTCGATGACGGAGCCGTCGATCGCATCCGCGCGGGTTTCTCGGCCGCAGCGGACTTTTCGCGGTCCGCGGATGCCCCGGTGGAGGATGTCGGCCTCTATTTCAGCGACCTGTCGCGGTTCAATCCCGCGGTCGGGCCGATCCCGTTGGAGGCGGCCCCTGCCGGCAGCATTCCCGACTATCCGCACTTCGACGCGCTGGCGGGCGCCTGCCGGGCCTTGCAGCGCGCGCATATCCCGTTCGGCGTGCTGTCGGCTGCAAACATTGGCGAACTGCGGCGCTGGCCGGTGATTGTGCTACCGAACGCGATCCGTATGAGCGAGGCGGAATGCGCGGCGTTTCGCGCCTATGTCGCGGAGGGCGGCCGCCTTTATGCAAGCCGCGACACGTCGCTCTACGATGTGCATGGCGGTCCGCGGCAGAATCCCGGTCTCGGCGATCTGTTCGGGTGCAGGCGCACCGGCGCGTTCGACGGACGGCTCGTATATGTCATCGACAGGCGGCCGGACGGCGCCGCACGGCCCGTCGCCCACTGGCGCAGCCCGGATGCCCGAACGGGGACGGCGACCGTTCGGGCGGAGGATGCGGAAACGCTGGCGGTGATCGGTCTGCCCTACGGCCACCCGGCAGGCGGCACCGTCGGCGACACGCACTGGTCCAGCATCCATTCGTCACCGCCCTGGACAACGACGGACACGCCCGCGATCCTTCGCAGGGCTGTCGGCTCCGGAATGACAATTTACAGCGCAGCCGACATCGAGGCCGTGCAATCCCCGGATCAGGAGGCCCTGTTCATCAGCCTGATCCGCGACCTGATGCCCGGCCCGGAGCGGGTCGCGGTCGAGACACACCCTTCCGTATGGATGACGGCGTTCTCGCGGCGGGACCACGATCTTCTGATCTCGCTTCTCGCCTATCCGGCCGAGTTTCCGGCGCTCCCCGTGCCGTCCGCGCGGGTTCGCGTAAAGGTGCCGGAGGGAATGGTGTGCGCGGGCGTGAACAGTGTTCCCGATGGCGCCTGTCCCGCGTGGTCCAACGAAGGCGGTCGCATCACGTTCGAGGCGGGGCCGCTGGAGCCCTTCCGGCAGTTCGAAGTTTGTTTCGCCGCAGGGAAACCGTGA